One window from the genome of Sphaerotilus microaerophilus encodes:
- a CDS encoding ATP synthase subunit I, producing the protein MWDDDEDERSAAKFKSLSREEAQALREREPSISPWRVVVVQALVGVMLAVLAWWLAGRVVALSALYGSFCVVLPGALMARGLTSQFSRLNAGVAAVSFMMWEFGKIGVSVFLLVLAPKIVHGVNWLALLLALIVCIKIYWVALLWRGSKKR; encoded by the coding sequence GTGTGGGATGACGATGAAGATGAGCGCTCGGCGGCAAAGTTCAAGAGCTTGAGTCGAGAAGAGGCTCAGGCACTGCGTGAACGTGAGCCGTCGATTTCGCCCTGGCGTGTCGTTGTCGTGCAGGCGTTGGTGGGGGTGATGCTGGCTGTGCTGGCCTGGTGGCTGGCGGGTCGGGTGGTGGCGCTGTCGGCCCTTTACGGGTCGTTTTGCGTGGTGCTGCCGGGTGCCTTGATGGCGCGCGGGCTCACCAGCCAGTTTTCCCGGTTGAACGCCGGTGTCGCCGCTGTCAGCTTCATGATGTGGGAGTTTGGCAAGATCGGTGTCTCGGTGTTCCTGCTGGTGCTGGCGCCGAAGATCGTGCACGGTGTGAATTGGCTGGCCCTGCTGTTGGCCCTGATCGTGTGCATCAAGATTTACTGGGTCGCGCTCCTGTGGCGCGGGTCGAAGAAGCGTTGA